A genomic window from Anticarsia gemmatalis isolate Benzon Research Colony breed Stoneville strain chromosome 6, ilAntGemm2 primary, whole genome shotgun sequence includes:
- the LOC142973762 gene encoding membrane alanyl aminopeptidase-like, translating to MATMKLLVLFLACLCGSAFSSPTDLVYRNSTLVRNTIFADERLQGEIFENIDAFRELNLASRNTQVDYRLPTTTRPIHYSVLWIIDFSRSEPTQSGTVSIQLAATQQNVNEIVIHADDLVLENVQLALGTTNIPITHILEKERQFLIVRLNTGTLNFNQASPVVYTLTVSFGAPLRTDMYGIYRSWFKNSPTVAASWMASTQFQATSARYAFPCYDEPSFKATFDVTIRRPTAYRSWFCTRLRETTNTVANYQDDIYHTTPVMSTYLLALIVAQYDSREVFDQAGLLKFEVIARPGAIQAGQGEYALEVGQKLLAEMSSHTAYDFYDQHPQLKMTQASIPDFGAGAMENWGLLTYREAYLMYDQQQTSSHFKQIIAYILSHEIAHMWFGNLVTCDWWDVLWLNEGFARYYQYFLTYWVEDMGFSTRFVPEQVHTALLADSADIHPLTNPGVGSPASVSAMFSTISYNKGAAIIRMTEHLLGTDVHRQGLRDYLRGKHFQTAVPLDLFTYLERAGNNANALNYGNDFNFVDYYRSWTEQAGHPVLNVHVNHRTGEMTIYQRRFFISPGANDVNTNYIIPITFTTGSNPNFENTKPTHVISKAVSVINRGTIGDHWVLFNIQQTGFYRVNYDDYTWNLIIIALRGADRTRINQLNKAQIVNDVFQFARSGLMSYNRAFNILSFLENETEYAPWVAAMTGFTWLRNRLAGTPQLTQLNNLIVRWATTVMGTVNYVPAASETFMQSYLRYQLAPIMCALEVPACLESARNQLAALQATQPTEVPADSRNWVYCSGLRQGVAADFNFLWNRFQTHNVYTEKILLLQVLGCTRDATSLNTFMNAIVQTNELIRPQDYTTAFNSAVTGNEENTQIAFQFIQNNLPQVISAFGSAVTPLSYISARLRTAESIAAFEAWATSVQTTLGTASYASVMRGAQLARDSLAWTASVQDDINNYLVNGDQQFGTTEAVTEATTAVTTAQQPGITQPATPDLPSPDVTTPAPGSAVTTFVSITAMFCAMVAPYIL from the exons ATGGCGACGATGAAACTGTTAGTTTTGTTCCTGGCGTGCCTCTGCGGCAGCGCGTTCTCTAGTCCGACTGACTTAGTCTACAGGAACTCCACATTAGTTAGAAACACCATATTTGCCGATGAACGGTTACAAGGCGAAATATTCGAAAATATCGATGCTTTCCGTGAACTCAATTTAGCCTCTAGGAACACCCAAGTCGACTACAGACTACCGACTACAACCAGGCCTATACACTATAGCGTATTGTGGATCATTGACTTCTCCAGAAGTGAACCGACCCAGTCTGGTACTGTATCGATTCAGTTGGCTGCGACACAACAGAATGTCAACGAGATAGTAATCCATGCCGATGACTTGGTCTTGGAAAACGTACAGTTAGCCCTAGGAACTACTAACATACCGATCACACATATACTTGAAAAGGAGAGACAGTTCCTCATCGTTCGTCTCAACACCGGTACCTTGAACTTCAACCAAGCATCGCCCGTAGTTTACACGTTGACAGTCAGCTTTGGTGCGCCATTACGTACTGATATGTATGGAATATACAGGAGTTGGTTCAAAAACAGCCCTACAGTTGCCGCaag ttggATGGCTTCAACCCAGTTCCAAGCGACTTCAGCTCGTTACGCTTTCCCTTGTTACGATGAACCCAGCTTCAAGGCCACCTTTGACGTCACCATCAGAAGACCAACTGCCTACAGATCTTGGTTCTGTACTAGACTTAGGGAAACCACGAATACTGTTGCCAA ttatcAGGATGATATATACCACACGACTCCTGTGATGTCTACTTACCTCTTAGCTCTAATCGTCGCTCAATACGATTCTCGTGAAGTTTTTGATCAAGCAGGATTACTCAAGTTCGAAGTTATTGCTCGTCCTGGTGCTATACAAGCAGGTCAGGGTGAATATGCACTGGAAGTGGGACAAAAACTGTTGGCCGAAATGAGCAGCCACACAGCCTACGATTTTTACGATCAACATCCTCAGCTTAAGATGACGCAAGCTTCCATCCCTGATTTTGGAGCAGGAGCTATGGAGAATTGGGGACTGCTTACCTACAG GGAAGCATACCTGATGTACGATCAGCAGCAAACAAGCAGCCACTTCAAACAGATCATTGCTTACATTTTGTCCCACGAGATCGCTCACATGTGGTTCGGTAACCTTGTCACCTGCGACTGGTGGGATGTGCTTTGGCTAAACGAAGGTTTCGCCAGATACTATCAATACTTCCTTACTTACTGG GTTGAAGACATGGGCTTCTCAACTCGTTTCGTTCCCGAACAAGTGCATACGGCTCTCCTTGCTGACTCTGCTGATATTCATCCTCTAACCAATCCTGGAGTAGGAAGCCCTGCATCCGTCAGTGCCATGTTCTCCACCATCAGTTACAACAAAGGTGCTGCTATCATCAGAATGACTGAGCATCTGCTAGGCACCGATGTCCACCGCCAGGGCCTGAGGGATTACCTTCGTGGAAA GCACTTCCAAACCGCTGTTCCTTTAGACCTGTTCACATACTTGGAGCGAGCAGGCAACAACGCTAACGCCTTGAACTATGGAAACGACTTCAACTTTGTTGACTACTATAGAAGCTGGACAGAACAGGCCGGACATCCCGTCCTCAACGTTCATGTGAACCATAGGACTGGTGAAATGACTATTTACCAG CGTCGTTTCTTCATCAGCCCTGGAGCCAATGACGTGAACACAAACTACATTATCCCTATTACTTTCACGACTGGCAGCAATCCCAACTTCGAAAACACAAAGCCCACACATGTTATATCTAAGGCTGTTTCTGTTATCAACCGTGGGACAATTGGCGACCATTGGGTTCTTTTCAACATCCAACAAACTG GTTTCTACCGAGTCAACTACGATGACTACACATGGAACCTTATCATTATCGCTCTTAGAGGCGCCGACAGGACTAGAATCAACCAACTCAACAAAGCTCAG ATTGTAAACGACGTCTTCCAATTCGCTCGTTCCGGTCTCATGAGCTACAACCGTGCATTCAACATTCTCTCCTTCCTCGAGAATGAGACTGAGTATGCCCCATGGGTTGCCGCCATGACTGGCTTCACCTGGCTCAGGAACCGTCTGGCTGGCACTCCTCAGCTCACCCAGTTGaat AACCTAATCGTCAGGTGGGCTACGACTGTGATGGGTACGGTAAACTACGTGCCGGCCGCTAGTGAAACCTTTATGCAATCCTACCTGCGTTACCAACTGGCACCGATCATGTGTGCTCTTGAAGTGCCTGCGTGTCTTGAATCGGCTAGAAATCAGCTGGCAGCACTTCAAGCGACTCAGCCAACAGA aGTGCCAGCGGACAGCCGTAACTGGGTATACTGCAGTGGTCTTCGCCAAGGTGTTGCTGCCGACTTCAACTTCTTATGGAACAGATTCCAGACACACAATGTCTACACAGAGAAGATCCTCTTACTCCAAGTTCTTGGTTGCACAAGAGACGCTACTTCTTTGAACAC gttCATGAACGCCATTGTTCAGACCAATGAGCTCATTCGTCCTCAGGACTACACGACTGCCTTCAACTCCGCCGTCACTGGCAACGAAGAAAACACACAAATAGCATTCcagttcatacaaaataatctaCCACAGGTTATCTCAGC GTTTGGTTCCGCTGTAACACCCTTGTCTTACATCTCCGCTAGGCTGAGGACTGCGGAGAGCATTGCAGCT TTCGAAGCATGGGCAACATCAGTTCAAACCACCTTGGGCACTGCATCCTACGCCAGCGTCATGAGGGGAGCTCAATTGGCTCGTGACAGTCTTGCCTGGACTGCGTCAGTTCAAGACGACATCAACAATTACTTGGTGAACGGTGACCAGCAATTCGGTACTACTGAAGCTGTCACAGAAGCCACAACTGCCGTGACCACGGCCCAACAGCCAGGCATCACCCAGCCTGCTACTCCTGACTTGCCTTCACCTGACGTCACCACTCCTGCCCCGGGGTCTGCAGTCACCACCTTCGTGTCCATCACAGCAATGTTCTGCGCTATGGTGGCCCCATATATCTTGTAA
- the LOC142973764 gene encoding membrane alanyl aminopeptidase-like produces the protein MASRWFNLLLGVLLIQGYLAFSPIRDGAPDESFDEEWVEYNEMMRDPAYRLPTTTRPSHYAVTLTPYFDNVAEAQRFTFDGQVAITIQATQANVNEIVLHCNDLTILTLTVHAATNLNTNLAATGQTFTCQMPYSFLRIATTTPLDVNQQYIITSTFRGNLQTNMRGFYRSWYHDGTARRWMATTQFQPGHARQAFPCYDEPGFKARFDITIVREEGFKPTLSNMPIRTTGAPANGRVAETFYTTPLTSTYLLAFIVSHYDRVATGTNAQRPFHIYARTNAGSTGDFSLEIGEKLLAEMESYTGYPYYTMTDNIIMQQAAIPDFSAGAMENWGLLTYREALILYDPQHSNHFYRQRVANIVAHEIAHMWFGNLVTCAWWDNLWLNEGFARFYQYYLTGAVAPEMGYATRFIVEQEQTALLSDSFQSAHALTDPSVNDPTTVSAHFSTITYAKGAAVLRMTQHLLSDTTYRKALQNYLAKNAFSVAEPQDLFSVLDEAAAADNAMAAYGGITVEQYMKTWSEQAGHPLLTVAVDHNTGRMTVTQERFNIVNGGVSPIRSLWHVPITWTRGLNVDFDDLKPSQILTGASTTIDRGTTGREWVIFNKQQSGFYRVNYDATTWALITQALRASATRQQIHEYNRAQIIDDVFIMARSGLLPYARALNIISFLEFEDQYAPWIAAITGFNFARRRLAHNDANLGRLEALIIESSKAITARLGFAETATDTYMDGLLRMYVNTFLCNVGHEQCVAAGRASFANWRNSASSINNIPANMRPWVYCTGLRHGDAADFTFFWNRYVAEDLASEKIVMLQAAGCTNDEASLQAFLNAITAGDDDDTIRPQDYSTALSSAITSNEVNTMRAFNWLTNNVARTTAALGSISSPLSTITGRLLTEAQITQVSAWLEANQATIGTAAYNAGVSGIATARANIQWYSQRATEFETYFETGYVEETFEDDVTTPAPTTPGETTDATTAAPGAANINAIGFITLIVTLAINMA, from the exons ATG gCGAGTCGCTGGTTTAACCTCCTTTTGGGGGTGCTCCTCATCCAAGGCTACCTGGCCTTCAGTCCCATCCGAGACGGTGCTCCAGACGAGAGCTTCGACGAAGAATGGGTCGAATACAACGAGATGATGAGGGATCCAGCCTACCGTCTTCCCACCACCACTCGCCCGAGCCATTACGCAGTGACTTTGACTCCGTACTTCGACAATGTGGCTGAAGCTCAACGATTCACATTCGACGGTCAAGTCGCTATCACTATTCAAGCCACTCAGGCCAATGTGAACGAGATTGTCCTTCACTGCAATGACTTGACAATCTTGACTCTGACGGTACATGCTGCTACTAATTTGAACACGAATTTGGCTGCCACTGGCCAAACGTTCACCTGCCAGATGCCCTACAGCTTCTTAAGGATAGCTACTACCACGCCTTTGGATGTAAATCAGCAGTACATTATCACAAGTACATTTAGAGGCAATCTGCAAACTAACATGAGAGGATTCTACAGGAGTTGGTACCACGATGGAACTGCGAGAAG ATGGATGGCCACAACCCAGTTCCAACCAGGCCACGCCCGTCAGGCATTCCCCTGTTACGATGAACCTGGATTCAAAGCCAGATTCGACATCACCATCGTGAGAGAGGAAGGATTCAAGCCCACTTTATCTAACATGCCTATTAGGACCACCGGAGC TCCTGCTAATGGTCGCGTAGCTGAAACCTTCTACACGACTCCTCTGACCTCCACATACTTGCTCGCTTTCATCGTGTCTCACTACGACCGAGTGGCCACCGGCACAAATGCGCAGCGTCCCTTCCACATCTACGCTAGAACCAACGCTGGTTCTACCGGTGACTTCTCCCTGGAGATTGGAGAAAAATTACTCGCTGAAATGGAAAGTTACACTGGCTACCCTTACTACACCATGACTGATAATATCATTATGCAGCAGGCAGCTATTCCCGACTTCTCAGCTGGTGCTATGGAGAACTGGGGTCTTTTGACTTACAG GGAGGCCCTCATCTTGTACGATCCCCAACACTCCAACCACTTCTATAGGCAACGTGTTGCCAACATCGTTGCTCACGAGATCGCCCACATGTGGTTTGGAAACCTCGTCACCTGCGCTTGGTGGGACAACCTTTGGCTGAATGAAGGTTTCGCCAGATTCTACCAATACTACCTTACTGGAGCG GTTGCGCCTGAGATGGGTTATGCAACCCGTTTCATCGTTGAACAGGAACAAACTGCCTTACTCTCTGATTCCTTCCAATCTGCCCACGCTCTCACCGACCCTAGTGTCAACGACCCCACCACAGTCTCCGCTCATTTCTCCACGATCACTTACGCTAAGGGCGCTGCAGTCCTTAGGATGACCCAGCATTTGCTTAGTGACACCACTTACAGAAAGGCCTTGCAAAACTATTTGGCTAAgaa TGCCTTCAGCGTGGCCGAGCCTCAAGATCTGTTCAGTGTTCTGGATGAGGCAGCTGCAGCAGACAATGCGATGGCTGCTTATGGCGGTATTACCGTGGAGCAATACATGAAGACCTGGTCCGAACAGGCTGGACATCCTCTCCTGACAGTCGCTGTCGATCATAATACTGGCCGTATGACCGTTACACAG GAACGTTTCAACATTGTGAACGGAGGAGTGTCCCCCATCCGCAGTCTGTGGCACGTGCCCATCACATGGACGAGAGGGTTGAACGTTGACTTCGATGACCTCAAGCCGTCACAGATCCTCACTGGCGCTTCTACTACCATCGACAGAGGAACCACTGGCAGGGAATGGGTTATCTTCAACAAGCAACAATCCG GTTTCTACAGGGTTAACTACGACGCTACCACATGGGCCCTCATCACCCAGGCTCTTAGGGCATCTGCTACCAGGCAGCAGATTCATGAATACAACCGTGCTCAg ATCATCgatgacgtcttcatcatggcaAGATCAGGCTTGTTGCCATACGCAAGAGCACTCAATATCATCTCCTTCCTCGAGTTTGAAGACCAGTATGCTCCTTGGATCGCTGCCATCACTGGCTTCAACTTTGCCAGGAGGCGTTTGGCTCACAACGATGCTAACCTTGGAAGATTAGAG GCACTCATCATCGAATCAAGCAAGGCTATTACCGCGCGTCTTGGCTTCGCCGAAACAGCCACTGACACCTACATGGACGGTCTTCTTCGTATGTACGTCAACACTTTCCTGTGCAACGTTGGTCATGAACAATGCGTCGCAGCTGGCAGGGCTAGTTTCGCTAATTGGCGTAATAGTGCTTCATC aatcaACAACATCCCCGCCAACATGCGTCCATGGGTATACTGCACTGGTCTCCGTCACGGTGATGCCGCAGACTTCACCTTCTTCTGGAACCGCTATGTCGCTGAAGACTTGGCTAGCGAGAAGATTGTCATGCTTCAAGCAGCTGGTTGCACCAATGACGAGGCTAGTCTGCAAGCTTTCCTCAACGCCATCACCGCTGGCGATGATGATGATACCATTAGGCCTCAGGACTATTCTACTGCTCTCAGCTCTGCTATCACCAGCAATGAGGTCAACACTATGAGGGCCTTCAACTGGCTGACGAATAATGTTGCCAGAACCACTGCTGC TCTCGGCAGCATTTCCTCTCCATTGAGCACGATTACCGGTCGTCTTCTGACTGAGGCACAGATCACTCAG GTATCGGCATGGCTTGAGGCGAATCAGGCAACTATTGGTACCGCTGCTTACAATGCTGGTGTCAGTGGTATTGCTACCGCGAGGGCTAACATCCAATGGTACTCCCAGAGGGCTACTGAGTTTGAGACCTACTTTGAGACTGGCTATGTTGAAGAAACCTTCGAAGATGACGTCACTACCCCAGCACCAACAACACCTGGTGAAACTACGGATGCAACAACAGCTGCTCCCGGTGCTGCAAACATCAACGCTATTGGTTTCATCACATTAATTGTAACCCTCGCCATAAACATGgcttaa